Proteins encoded within one genomic window of Oncorhynchus mykiss isolate Arlee chromosome 27, USDA_OmykA_1.1, whole genome shotgun sequence:
- the LOC110507640 gene encoding uncharacterized protein LOC110507640, producing MIKLSEMETLLKDYDAPVKRLRACLQSSQEDSQELEDMKKQWNIRAGEMEAFHLQLQERAERIQKLKAVWGPMEPLKENHSGDARIPSATDTQSTVTDIKSEENIEIEVTVMKNATLINTTLEEVNRGLRDKNCQLEEKNVALHQKLHSTEKMYRQTLNELTKALIQGKHEEKQHIETLQEKIQTISVSRTFTLKLATVVALRCY from the exons ATGATTAAATTGTCTGAAATGGAGACACTG TTGAAGGACTATGACGCGCCAGTGAAAAGGTTGCGGGCATGCCTGCAGTCCTCTCAGGAGGATAGTCAGGAGCTGGAG GATATGAAGAAACAATGGAACATCAGAGCTGGAGAAATGGAGGCATTTCATCTCCAGCTCCAGGAGCGTGCTGAACGCATACAGAAACTGAAAGCTGTT TGGGGACCGATGGAACCACTTAAAGAGAATCACAGTGGGGATGCCAGGATCCCTAGTGCCACCGACACCCAATCTACCG TTACAGATATCAAGAGTGAGGAAAACATTGAGATCGAGGTCACTGTGATGAAGAATGCAACCTTA ATCAACACCACACTGGAGGAGGTGAACAGGGGTCTTCGGG ACAAAAATTGTCAGCTTGAAGAGAAGAATGTCGCTCTACATCAAAAACTCCACAGCACTGAGAAGATGTATAGACAGACTCTAAACGAGCT GACCAAAGCCCTGATTCAAGGCAAACATGAGGAAAAGCAACAT ATTGAAACGCTACAAGAGAAAATCCAGACCATATCTGTAAGTAGAACATTCACTTTAAAGTTAGCTACTGTAGTTGCACTAAGGTGTTATTAG
- the LOC118944783 gene encoding uncharacterized protein LOC118944783 has protein sequence MKKQWDIRAGEMEAFHLQLQERAERIQKLKAVWGPMEPLKENHSGDARIPSATDTQSTVTDIKSEENIEIEVTVMKNATLINTTLEEVNRGLQDKNCQLEEKNVALHQKLHSTEKMYRQTLNELTKALIQGKHEEKQHIDTLQEKIQTISRRASAAEHALAMEKNEAALLRQRIFQLTSKKLKIGKPGFLIKTTPKPPKTTKTNKPFLKTCKFLKAFKALMKI, from the exons ATGAAGAAACAATGGGACATCAGAGCTGGAGAAATGGAGGCATTTCATCTCCAGCTCCAGGAGCGTGCTGAACGCATACAGAAACTGAAAGCTGTT TGGGGACCGATGGAACCACTTAAAGAGAATCACAGTGGGGATGCCAGGATCCCTAGTGCCACCGACACCCAATCTACCG TTACAGATATCAAGAGTGAGGAAAACATTGAGATCGAGGTCACTGTGATGAAGAATGCAACCTTA ATCAACACCACACTGGAGGAGGTGAACAGGGGTCTTCAGG ACAAAAATTGTCAGCTTGAAGAGAAGAATGTCGCTCTACATCAAAAACTCCACAGCACTGAGAAGATGTATAGACAGACTCTAAACGAGCT GACCAAAGCCCTGATTCAAGGCAAACATGAGGAAAAGCAACAT ATTGACACGCTACAAGAGAAAATCCAGACCATATCT CGGAGAGCCTCTGCTGCTGAGCATGCTCTGGCCATGGAGAAGAATGAGGCAGCGCTACTCCGCCAGAG GATTTTTCAACTAACCTCAAAGAAGCTGAAAATAGGAAAGCCTGGGTTCCTGATCAAGACCACCCCCAAGCCCCCGAAAACAACCAAGACCAACAAACCCTTCTTGAAGACCTGCAAATTTCTGAAAGCTTTCAAAGCACTAATGAAGATATGA